The following DNA comes from Teredinibacter haidensis.
AAACAGCTTTTGTGCCTCTGGATAATTTCGTTGCAAATAATGCAACCACTGCTTTAGGCGGTTGCCAGTATATTTGGCGGGGTAAAGTTCGCTGGTTTCAAGGAAAAACTGGTAGAGATATTGTGCGATGCCTCGCCAATTCAGTGGAATGTGCTGGTAACCGTTAATATGCGCTTTTATGGCTAATGCCAGGTCGGGCTTTGCTAGTAGGCCACGGCCGAGCATTACATCGGCACAGCCACTTTGCTTTCTGCACAGCAGGTAATCGTCCAGGCTCCATACTTCACCATTCGCAATAACGGGGATTTTAATGTGTTGTTTTATTTCACTGATACAAGGCCAGTAAGCGGGTGGGCTATAGCCGTCTGATTTTGAGCGAGCGTGAACAACCAGCTCGTTGGCTCCGGCTTTTTCAATAGCTTCTGCGTTGCGAAGGTAAGAATCTCGCTCTTGGTAGCCCAGACGAATCTTTACCGAAACTGGGGTTGTCGCGGGTACCGCTTCACGTACCTTTGAAACAATTTCATAAATAAGGGTTGTTTCATCTAATAGGCAGGCGCCTCCTTTATTTTTATTGACGGTTTTTGCTGGGCAGCCAAAGTTTAGATCGATGGCTGGCGCTCCGAGCTGTGCGGCTTTGCGTGCATTAAGAGCCAGCGCTTCGGGGTTACTGCCTAGGAGCTGAACCCTAACGGAGTAGTTGTCCTTACCTAAGAGCTCGGGGCAGCTGCGTAAAAACACTCTTGAGGGGAGAGGTTGATCGGAAATACGAATAAATTCTGTTACACAAACATCAATGGCGTTTCCCTTGGGGAGGCTAGAAATGGCGTTGAGGGTGCGACGCATTGGGTGGTCAACTACGCCCTCCATGGGAGCGAGAAAAATTCGCATAAAATGCCCTGCTTATATATTTGCTTGCTCATCGGCGCGCGAGTGTAGCAAATTGCGTTCAATAGCAATAAGAGAGAATGATGATAAAACACTCGGCGTAACGAAAAAAAGAGATCGAAAAGGAAGAAAATTCTATGTTGAGCTTGCTCATGTGGGGCACTTTTCATTATCTTATGTACCTGTTCATTTTTACGCGATTAATAGTATTGTAAAAAATCAGGGTATTGTTGGGTCGTAGACACAACAAATATTGAGCATTCCTTAAACAATTGATTTTTATCGTTAAAAAGACAGGCGTCTCTCTGATCTAGCTCAATAACTGGTTGGCTATCTTGTTCAAACTGTAAGGTGAGCCCAATTCATATAAACTCGCGAGTTCGAGAGGGCCGAAGTAAGCAGCAGATAAACCTAAAAAAGAGCTGTGTACTTAATTATTACATTGAAAAATTCATTTATTGGTTGGTCATATGGGAGTCTACGCCCAAGAACCTATCAGTAGTCAACAGGCATAACATGCAGAGGTAAGAGGAGAATTATGCAAGTAAATCTTTGGGAACAAGGTGTAGACCTGATGCTCTATGGCATGGGAACGGTATTTGTGTTTCTTACTCTTTTGGTAATTGGCACGATGATTATGTCCAACATCGTCAGTCGGTTCTTTGCTGAAGAGCCTGAACCCGTTCTTGCTCCTGTTGGGGGCAGCCAATCTCAAACAGTCAATAAATCAACACTTGCCGTTATTCAGGCGGCAATCCATGCACATCGCGCAAAACATCAAAAATAGTAATCTACAAACGTTCACCGACGAATGGGAGCTGTAGTAAATGAGCGACACTAAGAAGAAACTGGGTATTACCGAGGTTGTATTGCGCGACGCGCACCAATCGCTGTTTGCCACCCGTATGAGAATCGACGACATGCTCCCGATTGCGGAAGAGCTGGATAATGTCGGTTATTGGTCTGTCGAAACTTGGGGAGGGGCAACCTTC
Coding sequences within:
- a CDS encoding tRNA dihydrouridine synthase, encoding MRIFLAPMEGVVDHPMRRTLNAISSLPKGNAIDVCVTEFIRISDQPLPSRVFLRSCPELLGKDNYSVRVQLLGSNPEALALNARKAAQLGAPAIDLNFGCPAKTVNKNKGGACLLDETTLIYEIVSKVREAVPATTPVSVKIRLGYQERDSYLRNAEAIEKAGANELVVHARSKSDGYSPPAYWPCISEIKQHIKIPVIANGEVWSLDDYLLCRKQSGCADVMLGRGLLAKPDLALAIKAHINGYQHIPLNWRGIAQYLYQFFLETSELYPAKYTGNRLKQWLHYLQRNYPEAQKLFKEIKHSRERIYIQNRLQRDITNKAQ
- a CDS encoding OadG family protein — its product is MQVNLWEQGVDLMLYGMGTVFVFLTLLVIGTMIMSNIVSRFFAEEPEPVLAPVGGSQSQTVNKSTLAVIQAAIHAHRAKHQK